DNA sequence from the Malus domestica chromosome 06, GDT2T_hap1 genome:
CCTTACAGAGGCACAAACCCTAGCTTTACGGAGTTGCTAACACTAGCCCCTTCTCAAGTTCCCGCGTACAACCCGGCTTCTTTTACAATCTTTGCATACACGTACTGGTTTACTGAGATTGTTACGGCTGAGCTTGCCTAATCTTGTGTTCATGCTATCGTGCACAGCGAGGGGAGGGGAGTATTGTCTTGTGTGCCGCCTATCTAGCTCGGGCTTTTTCATCACCACTAGGCCGCATACAATCCAGCCAGTAGTCTCTGCTGCTTACAATTGCTTTCCGAAAGCAACTGCTTATCGATCATTAAATATCTTGCCGCATACAACCATCGTTTGGTCTGTGAACTTGAATATATACGTTCCTAAACTTTCATGATTTTGCCTACGAAGTTATACATATTTAGCATCGATCCGCCATGAACTTTCGACTCACATATAATTGTCAACCATAAAACATAATTTATACATACTTAGTAAGATCTGCACACCTCCTCATGggtacatacatatacatgttGGCACTTAACAAAATTATTCCTAGTGCCATCTACACTTGGAGTCCTATGCCATTTACAAAATCAGAACGGAAACTTACAGAGGCACTAACCCTAGCTTTATGGAGCTGTAAACACTAGCCTCTTCCCAAGTTCCCGCGTGCAACCCAGCTTCTTTTGCAATCTTTGCATGAACGTACCGGTTTACTGAGATTGTTACGACTGAACTTGTCAAATATTGTGTTCCTGCTATCACAACGGGGGCAGGGGAGTATCTTCTTCTGTGCCTTCTCTCTAGCTCGGACTATTTCATCACCACTAGGCTGCAAAGCTGCAGGAATTTACCAAACGTCAAAAAGAATGCGGGTGCAGTAGTACAGAAACTTCAAAATCTCAAACACGCGAGATGTCAAGTCAATTACCAGGTCTGGACGAGGAAGCTTCCTCTTTGCCATCCTTCTTCTGAAGTTCTTGCTTCTTCTCAGCTGGCCTCTTCCTCTTTGCATCCCGCTTCTGAATTTCCGGCTTCTTATCCTTCACATCCTGTGTGAATGAACAGATGCACACGTCAAACAACGTCCAGTTTAATAATCTTACCATACGCAAACATACACAAACCGGTTAATCCATGTTAAATCATCGCTGTGTTGCGACTTCATGAGTTGAACTTACCCTGTCGTCCTCCTTACCAAGCGCCTTGTTCGCCTCTCTGATTTTTTCCAACTCCACAAGGTTTTCCACACATTTACTTGTAAAAGTGAATTAAGAAACCCGAAAGGTAAAAGTAACAAGCGAAAACAAATGAACAAACAATCAAACAGATCACGAAGCAAAAGGATACGTCCTGTCTTCCAAAAGTTTAAGCAAGATCTCGGTGTTCTGTAAACACATTCGGAATATAATAACAATAACATCAAACAGAAATCAAACCAAATAAATCATCAACATCCAATTAGAACATCCAAATCAGATTGATAAAGCGACAACCTTCGCGTTTTTGGTTTCGGAAACAAGTTGGATGAGCTTCATGTTTTCCTGACAAGATATGCATTCAGATCAAACAAGTCACACCAACATACTTCTTAAAGCCAAATCCGAGATTAAATGACGAGGGCGGAAAAAAGAAGCAATCTTGTATTGTACCTCATGGAAACTTTGAACTGAGACTGTAGCAAAGCCATCGGTTTGATCCCCAATCTTATGCTTTTCCTTCTCATCTGCTATCCACACTAAAAATCTCAGTCCCTTTACGGCAAAGCATAATCTTACAAAAAGTTCACGGCCGTACGGGATTTGTGTCTTGTTGAACTAAAAGTGTTTCTGACAATTAAAAGTGCTTCTAAATACGTCATCTTACAAAAAGCTGAAAATTTCTAAAGGCCAGTTTTTTACGATTTCTTCCTGGTAGAGCTAAAAGGACTTTCTGACGACCAAAAGCGCTTCTGACTATTTGGAAGAAAAACTTAAGGTTACTCAAACTCCTACAAATTTTTTGCATGAAAGGATGAAGAGAAAACATTTTCCAGCTGAAATTCGGAGAAAAAGTGCAAAGAAATCATAGTTGCAGCAACGAATGACTTTCATATGTGAACCCTAAACCACCAAACAGAAAGAAACGGAGAAATGGGAGAAATTGACCTTGACCAATTTCACGTTGTAAGTCGAGTAAATCAACTTGGTCGCCAATTTCTTCCCCACGACTAGTTGTCTCTCTCTTTGTCCCTCCCGGTAACCGCATACgaaccatctctctctctctctctctctctctctagctcctCTCTATAGCTGGTTCTTACTGGTCTGAAATTTTAGAAATTAGAAGACGAGGGGAGAAAAAGTTCGTGACTTGAAgcaaaattgtttttgtttttttttttgggtggaaaaTGAAGCTTCATTAAGATACAATTTGTGTTAGAAGGTCTAAGCCTAAATAGAGCACAAAGCCTTATACAacaaagcaaacataagatagAGGACAAACTCAGACAAAGAGAGCTACAACTCCAGCTACAAAGAGAGGGCCACACTGATTTAGGCCCGTAGGCTACAAAAGAAACAATAAACAGTAAAACCCTCAAATCCTGAAGCCAAAAATTGGTCACCACCGCCACATCCGCCGTTACCTCCACGAAGAAAGACATCgcaccaaacaaaaaaatgcaCCCGAACCAAAACTGCAACGCCCCGCCCCTAAAATACTTATTTTCGGGAAATAATTTTGATGATAGACCCAAtttaaactcttgtttaatttACTACCATTACAACTTCAATCCCTTAATTCCTCACAAAACTATATCCATATTTTAATTATCAAAACATACGATTAAATTATCAATTTAATCCCTAAATTTCTTCTATTTCTAAAACTTCTCAAATTTTATAGAAATGTAGAGCATGTCAAGAGGAACAACTTTTATACCTATGTCGAAGTCTAATTCGGCCGGGAAAAGCCCCAATTTTACTCAAACCCaccggaaccctagaatttgggtgttcttcaattcgaCCAATCCGCAAGACCACCGCCCTAAAAATggttgggctttgttcctgaccTCAGGAGAAGTCGtttgatggtgatggtggttaACATTACTCTCACGATTGCTGGATTTCGACTTGGCACCCTCGGAACCCACGGGTTTCGTTTTACTCGAATTCAAGCTCAAACCCAATAaaatttgggtgaaaatggaagAGGGAAGGTTGGGGATTTGTTTCCAAGTGATAATTTGGTGCAATTTGCACCCATTTGGCTAGAAATTGCATCGGAACCCCTTCTTTCCGTCGGATCGGGCACGAAAAGGGAACGGGTCGAAGGGATCCAGTGTCCCACacctctctcccttctcttgttttttattaggtccctttcttttcttttccccctGATTGGGCAGTCCCCccttcttctcccttctcttttcccttttttctttctttttttttctttcttccctccTCTTGTTGGTTCCTCCTTTCTTCCTCCTCTAACCACAACCACCACGTGGCTTTTCTACACCCAAACAAAACTCCAGCAAATCTGGAGCATTCCAGATTCATGGCAAAATGATCATTTTGCCCCTATCTTCGTTTGTTTCTATTTTATTCGTTATAACTTCGTTTGACAAATGGTTTTCGCCTACACACTTGTAGGGTCGTTCTCTATTCAATTAtgtcaagaaatatgataaaatatatgaggataaaGTACATCCTCGTATAATTCAATTTAGCCAACTAGAGGCATGCATTTTCATCCTTTCACTTTTCGATAAATTTTACGacataatttataataatttccataaacaaaactttaacagttctcaattcaatttttctaagtcaatttattttcgatttttctccacattttcatatatttaaaatttcagggtattacaaaaACCCAAATCTAAGAGTATTGCACATAATCAATCCACCGAAAGCCAAAGCCATCATAGGCACACCTGTAAGAAAAGTCACCAAACGTAATAGGGGAAGGGGGGCGAAGGGGGTGTGTAAAACACCCTTGTTCTGACGTGAATCATTCCACACTTTACCCAATTTTTCCGGTAAGCCGAATCGACAGTGAGCTGTACGGGTTGGGTCTCGATTTAAGATAGAGCCCAAtactaataaatttaaatcatgGTTCATTGTTGGGAAAGATGAAGGGCATCATGAGGGATGTAGGAGAACATGGTGTGATATGGAgatattggggggggggggatgacAGTGAGCGACCGATGATTGAGGAGAGGGAACAAAAATGAGACCAAAGCTCAGATATGTGACAAagctaaaaaaaaacataaaaaagacAAGGAATGGAAGAGAGGAAAGAAAAGTAGAAGGAAACGTGAGAGATTTTCAGGGTTGCCACTGACCCTAAAGCCAAAGGCTAAGGCCGGTGGCTGAGTAAGGGTTTCTCTTGGGGCTtttcacagagagagagaaagagagagcaagGGTTGGGGCAAATTGAAGCAAAATTGTTAATTGGTCTTTTCTCTGGAGACTAAATtcttaaactaaattttgtaaactaatgCTATGTTTGGATAagagaaataaacttggaatttggataaaagttagaatttataaattcactGCACCAATTCTcttatttggattcataaacatagaaatttaaaatttccgcgtggaattttatttttttattttttttgaatttagagtgtcacagcccgttccggaATTTTATATTCATGGGTGTGAAATGACAGAATTGCCCTTAGCAGTTGCAAAGGTATGTGTGTCATATTATTTGAATAGTGCATACTTTTCT
Encoded proteins:
- the LOC103438175 gene encoding cyclic dof factor 2-like, whose translation is MVRMRLPGGTKRETTSRGEEIGDQVDLLDLQREIGQDEKEKHKIGDQTDGFATVSVQSFHEENMKLIQLVSETKNAKNTEILLKLLEDRTKCVENLVELEKIREANKALGKEDDRDVKDKKPEIQKRDAKRKRPAEKKQELQKKDGKEEASSSRPALQPSGDEIVRAREKAQKKILPCPRCDSRNTIFDKFSRNNLSKPVRSCKDCKRSWVARGNLGRG